From the genome of Nicotiana sylvestris chromosome 2, ASM39365v2, whole genome shotgun sequence, one region includes:
- the LOC104232275 gene encoding protein DETOXIFICATION 14 — protein MEEALLPLNDVISKRVVFKEEVKEVSRIAIPMIVGTMCQYLLRYVPMVMLGHLSELSLSSASIATSSCTVTGFAILFGMASGLETLCGQAYGARQFQKVGTITYAAVMFLLFFCLPISLLWIYTGNLLLWIGLDPSISVEAGKYSIWLIPTLFPYAILQSLFCYFQAQSLILPILWTSIVSLLFNIPLSWAFIFKFNFGTIGAAISIGLSYWLNVILLVIYVKYSSTCQKTRPSFSKDVFLVMPESFQFAFPSAGMVGLRWWAVEIITLLGGLLPNPQLETSVLSICLTTSSIHFNLPFSFGAAARLIFSSVFGVKIGVVWFN, from the exons ATGGAAGAGGCTCTGCTGCCATTGAATGATGTGATCAGCAAAAGGGTGGTGTTTAAAGAAGAGGTGAAAGAAGTTAGTCGCATAGCAATTCCTATGATAGTTGGGACGATGTGCCAATACCTGTTGCGCTATGTACCAATGGTTATGTTGGGTCACTTAAGTGAACTCTCCCTCTCTAGTGCCTCTATCGCCACATCTTCTTGCACTGTTACTGGCTTTGCTATTCTT TTTGGAATGGCAAGTGGATTGGAAACTTTATGTGGACAGGCCTATGGAGCAAGGCAGTTTCAAAAAGTTGGCACTATTACATATGCTGCTGTCatgtttcttttattcttttgttTGCCAATATCTCTTCTATGGATCTACACTGGAAATTTGCTTTTATGGATTGGACTAGACCCATCAATCTCTGTTGAAGCTGGAAAATATTCAATTTGGCTCATACCAACTCTCTTTCCCTATGCTATTCTCCAGTCATTGTTTTGCTATTTCCAGGCTCAAAGCTTGATCCTTCCAATCTTATGGACCTCAATCGTCTCTCTACTTTTTAACATACCTCTCAGTTGGGCTTTCATATTCAAATTTAATTTTGGGACCATTGGTGCAGCTATATCAATCGGTTTATCATATTGGTTGAACGTCATCTTGCTTGTGATTTATGTGAAGTATTCGTCAACCTGTCAAAAGACACGTCCTTCTTTCTCTAAGGATGTTTTCCTTGTTATGCCGGAATCCTTCCAATTTGCTTTTCCATCTGCTGGAATGGTTGG ATTGAGATGGTGGGCAGTTGAGATAATTACATTACTCGGTGGATTGTTGCCAAATCCACAACTAGAGACTTCTGTTCTATCTATTTG CCTTACAACCTCTTCAATACACTTCAACTTACCCTTTTCTTTCGGTGCTGCTGCAAGGTTAATTTTCTCTTCAGTGTTTGGTGTAAAGATAGGAGTAGTATGGTTCAATTGA